One Jannaschia sp. GRR-S6-38 genomic window carries:
- a CDS encoding SDR family oxidoreductase, giving the protein MSCLLSFGHGYSARALTPRLLARGWTVIGTTRSEEKAAALRAEGVEPLNFGAEIGPALARADHVLVSAGPGPEGDPVLNAYSPALETHLGAMRWVGYLSTTGVYGDHAGGWVDEDTPLAPATRRGRMRVEAEAAWQAICDRTGAPLHIFRLAGIYGPGRGPFAKVREGTARRIVKPGQVFSRIHVEDIARVLEASIAAPHPGGRIYNLCDDDPAPPQDVIAHAAELLGLPLPEAVDFDAAELSPMARSFYAESKRVRNDRIKDELGVRLAYPDYRAGLAALLRQERES; this is encoded by the coding sequence GTGAGCTGCCTGCTGAGCTTCGGGCACGGCTATTCCGCCCGCGCGCTCACGCCGCGCCTGCTGGCCCGGGGCTGGACCGTGATCGGCACCACCCGGTCGGAGGAGAAGGCCGCGGCCCTGCGCGCCGAGGGGGTCGAGCCGCTGAACTTCGGCGCCGAGATCGGCCCGGCGCTGGCGCGGGCCGATCACGTGCTCGTCTCGGCCGGGCCGGGGCCCGAGGGCGACCCGGTTCTGAACGCCTATTCCCCTGCGTTAGAGACGCATCTGGGCGCCATGCGCTGGGTCGGCTACCTGTCGACGACGGGCGTCTATGGCGACCATGCGGGCGGCTGGGTCGATGAGGACACACCGCTGGCGCCCGCGACCCGGCGGGGCCGGATGCGGGTCGAGGCCGAGGCCGCGTGGCAGGCGATCTGCGACCGGACGGGCGCACCGCTGCATATCTTCCGGTTGGCCGGCATCTACGGGCCCGGGCGCGGGCCCTTCGCCAAGGTGCGCGAGGGCACGGCGCGGCGGATCGTGAAGCCGGGCCAGGTGTTCAGCCGCATCCATGTCGAGGATATCGCCCGCGTGCTGGAGGCCTCGATCGCGGCGCCGCATCCGGGCGGGCGGATCTACAATCTCTGCGACGACGACCCGGCCCCGCCGCAGGACGTGATCGCCCATGCGGCGGAATTGCTCGGCCTGCCGCTGCCGGAGGCGGTGGATTTCGACGCGGCCGAGCTGTCGCCGATGGCGCGCAGCTTCTATGCCGAGTCGAAACGCGTCCGGAACGACCGCATCAAGGATGAGCTGGGCGTGCGGCTCGCCTATCCGGACTATCGCGCGGGGCTTGCGGCGTTGTTGCGACAGGAGCGCGAAAGCTGA
- a CDS encoding L,D-transpeptidase family protein — MTKMTRRAALLAGVAFTLSACSSKFISYDGPQVTRVEVQKANRRMYLMHHDQVLEAFEIQLGFTAEGHKQFEGDGRTPEGRYTIDRRNPNSSFYLSIGIDYPNAADLEFASSRGLKPGGDIFIHGWGDKRRGRGEDWTAGCIAVSNREMKKIYAMVEDGTPIDIFP, encoded by the coding sequence ATGACGAAGATGACCCGCAGGGCGGCGCTTCTGGCAGGCGTCGCGTTCACGCTTTCGGCGTGCAGCAGCAAGTTCATATCCTATGACGGACCCCAGGTGACCCGGGTCGAGGTGCAGAAGGCCAATCGCCGAATGTACCTGATGCATCACGACCAGGTGCTGGAAGCCTTCGAGATCCAGCTCGGCTTCACCGCCGAGGGGCACAAGCAGTTCGAGGGCGACGGGCGGACGCCGGAGGGGCGCTACACGATCGACCGGCGCAACCCGAATTCCAGCTTCTACCTCTCGATCGGGATCGACTATCCCAACGCGGCCGACCTGGAATTCGCGTCGAGCCGTGGGCTGAAGCCCGGCGGCGACATCTTCATCCACGGCTGGGGCGACAAGCGGCGCGGTCGGGGCGAGGATTGGACCGCCGGGTGCATCGCCGTCAGCAATCGCGAGATGAAGAAGATCTACGCGATGGTCGAGGACGGCACGCCGATCGATATCTTTCCCTGA
- the dalA gene encoding divisome-associated lipoprotein DalA yields the protein MNRRTALILMGSSALAACAPPPPALGPDGRPLPKLYRISASDGERIPFRVLDSVNALRQGAGVAALQLDPNLSAAAATHSRDMSLQNRPWHFGSDGSSPIDRARRVGYSGRLLGEAISETYESELETVAAWMQETGARRVILDPDARSMGFAYFQEPNGKIWYTLTVGT from the coding sequence ATGAATCGCCGCACCGCCCTGATCCTGATGGGAAGCTCCGCCCTCGCCGCCTGCGCCCCGCCGCCCCCGGCGCTGGGGCCCGACGGCCGGCCCCTGCCCAAGCTCTACCGGATCTCGGCGTCCGATGGCGAACGCATCCCCTTCCGCGTGCTCGATTCGGTCAACGCGCTGCGCCAGGGCGCGGGCGTCGCCGCGCTGCAGCTCGACCCCAACCTCTCGGCCGCCGCCGCCACCCACTCGCGGGACATGTCGCTGCAGAACCGGCCCTGGCACTTCGGCTCCGACGGCTCGTCGCCGATCGACCGCGCCCGGCGCGTCGGCTATTCGGGTCGCCTGCTGGGCGAGGCCATCTCCGAGACCTACGAATCCGAGCTCGAGACCGTCGCGGCCTGGATGCAGGAAACCGGCGCCCGCCGCGTGATCCTCGACCCCGACGCCCGCAGCATGGGCTTCGCCTATTTCCAGGAGCCCAACGGCAAGATCTGGTACACGCTCACCGTCGGGACCTGA
- a CDS encoding L,D-transpeptidase: MNRRALLAGGAAALAGPALGQGLPDTVQMEADVTASTARRNLASFRAHDWRAHFPSLQGGAILVDIDSRALHMWDEGGGYHLYPSSVPMTEEMTRRGRTRVVQKVVGPTWRPTPNMRRRNPEWPAVVPPGPDNPLGTHALYLGWTYYRIHGTHDTRKIGRRSSSGCIGLYNEHIAEVFAMSRVGTQVLLI; encoded by the coding sequence ATGAACCGTCGCGCCCTTCTGGCCGGAGGCGCCGCCGCGCTGGCGGGCCCCGCGCTGGGCCAGGGCCTACCCGACACCGTGCAGATGGAGGCCGACGTCACCGCCTCGACCGCGCGCCGCAACCTGGCGAGCTTCCGGGCGCATGACTGGCGCGCGCATTTCCCGAGCCTGCAGGGCGGCGCGATCCTGGTCGATATCGACAGCCGCGCGCTGCATATGTGGGACGAGGGCGGGGGTTATCACCTGTACCCCTCCTCTGTGCCGATGACCGAGGAGATGACGCGCCGCGGGCGCACGCGCGTGGTGCAGAAGGTGGTGGGTCCGACCTGGCGGCCGACGCCCAACATGCGGCGGCGCAATCCCGAGTGGCCGGCGGTCGTGCCGCCAGGTCCGGACAACCCGCTGGGGACCCATGCGCTGTATCTCGGATGGACCTATTACCGGATCCACGGCACCCATGACACGCGCAAGATCGGGCGGCGCTCGTCCTCGGGATGCATCGGGCTCTACAACGAGCATATCGCCGAGGTTTTCGCCATGTCGCGGGTCGGAACGCAGGTGTTGCTTATTTGA
- a CDS encoding pyridoxal-phosphate dependent enzyme, whose amino-acid sequence MTRLLDPDRPLGLLAQCPAHRATPLRRADGLMLKADSDRMGLGAFKALGGVYAVAALLGGDLAALASGRAGRGRVFTCASAGNHGLSVAAGARLFGAAARVHLSATVSEGFADRLRAKGAEVVRSGADYEASVAAAIADAEASGATHLADGSWPGYTEPPRLVMEGYTVIARELREQIGPAGDWPARVYLQAGVGGLAAAMAETIRADWPVQPEIVVVEPEAAACLAASAAAGRSVTVAGPVSEMGRLDCKAPSMLAVEMLARAGVGYATVSDAEARAAAGDAGALGLPTTASGAAGLAAARRDGAAGALVLITEGPA is encoded by the coding sequence ATGACGCGTCTGCTCGATCCGGACCGGCCCCTGGGGCTTCTCGCGCAGTGCCCGGCGCATCGCGCGACGCCGCTGCGGCGCGCGGACGGGCTGATGCTGAAGGCCGATTCCGACCGGATGGGGCTGGGCGCGTTCAAGGCGCTGGGCGGGGTCTATGCGGTGGCCGCGCTGCTGGGCGGCGATCTCGCCGCGCTGGCCTCCGGGCGGGCCGGCCGGGGCCGGGTCTTCACCTGCGCCAGCGCGGGCAATCACGGGCTGTCGGTCGCTGCGGGCGCGCGGCTCTTCGGCGCCGCGGCGCGGGTCCACCTGTCGGCCACGGTGAGCGAGGGCTTCGCCGACCGGCTGCGCGCGAAGGGGGCCGAGGTCGTCCGGTCGGGCGCGGATTACGAGGCGAGCGTGGCGGCGGCCATCGCCGATGCGGAGGCGAGCGGCGCCACGCATCTCGCCGACGGGTCGTGGCCCGGCTATACCGAGCCGCCCCGGCTGGTGATGGAGGGATACACGGTGATCGCGCGCGAGTTGCGCGAGCAGATCGGGCCCGCGGGCGACTGGCCCGCCCGGGTCTATCTGCAGGCCGGCGTGGGCGGTCTGGCCGCCGCGATGGCCGAGACGATCCGCGCCGACTGGCCGGTGCAGCCCGAGATCGTCGTGGTCGAGCCCGAGGCCGCCGCCTGCCTCGCGGCGAGTGCCGCGGCGGGGCGGTCGGTGACGGTGGCGGGCCCGGTCTCGGAGATGGGGCGGCTGGATTGCAAGGCGCCGTCGATGCTGGCGGTGGAGATGCTGGCGCGGGCCGGCGTAGGCTACGCGACGGTCAGCGATGCGGAGGCCCGCGCGGCAGCCGGCGACGCCGGGGCGCTGGGGCTGCCGACCACCGCGTCGGGCGCGGCGGGTCTGGCGGCGGCCCGACGCGACGGGGCGGCGGGCGCGCTGGTCCTGATCACCGAAGGCCCGGCCTAG
- a CDS encoding site-specific DNA-methyltransferase, producing MARPASGASALPLDTILPGECAAAMDALPENSVDLIFADPPYNLQLKGDLHRPDNSTVDAVDDAWDQFDSFAAYDAFTRDWLRAARRVLKPDGALWVIGSYHNIFRVGAAVQDAGFWLLNDVVWRKTNPMPNFRGKRLTNAHETLIWASRSEGSKYKFNYEALKALNEGVQMRSDWTFPICTGHERLKNARGEKAHPTQKPEALLHRLLVATTDPGDVVLDPFFGTGTTGAVARALGRHYIGIEREAEYRDLAAARIADVRPYEAAALKVTTSKRAAPRVPFGQLVERGMLRPGEELLSGNGRFRAKVRADGTLAGEGVMGSIHQVGAAYEGAPSCNGWTYWHFKREGKRVPIDALRQQIRDEMGDPTG from the coding sequence ATGGCAAGACCCGCATCGGGAGCGTCCGCGCTTCCGCTCGACACGATATTGCCCGGCGAATGCGCCGCGGCGATGGACGCGCTCCCCGAGAATTCCGTCGACCTGATCTTCGCCGACCCCCCCTACAACCTGCAGCTCAAGGGCGACCTGCACCGGCCCGACAATTCCACCGTGGACGCGGTGGACGACGCCTGGGACCAGTTCGACAGCTTCGCCGCCTACGACGCCTTCACCCGCGACTGGCTGCGCGCCGCGCGGCGCGTGCTCAAGCCCGATGGCGCGCTCTGGGTGATCGGCAGCTACCACAACATCTTCCGCGTCGGCGCGGCGGTGCAGGATGCCGGGTTCTGGCTCCTGAACGACGTGGTCTGGCGCAAGACCAACCCGATGCCGAACTTCCGCGGCAAGCGGCTGACCAACGCGCATGAGACGCTGATCTGGGCCTCGCGCTCCGAGGGCTCGAAGTACAAGTTCAACTACGAGGCGCTGAAGGCCCTGAACGAGGGGGTGCAGATGCGCTCCGACTGGACCTTCCCGATCTGCACCGGACACGAGCGGCTCAAGAACGCACGCGGCGAGAAGGCACATCCGACCCAGAAGCCCGAGGCGCTGCTGCACCGGCTTCTGGTCGCCACGACCGATCCGGGCGACGTGGTGCTCGATCCGTTCTTCGGCACCGGCACGACCGGCGCCGTCGCCCGCGCGCTGGGCCGCCACTATATCGGGATCGAGCGCGAGGCCGAGTATCGCGACCTCGCCGCCGCCCGCATCGCCGATGTCCGCCCCTACGAGGCCGCGGCGCTCAAGGTCACCACCTCCAAGCGCGCCGCCCCGCGCGTGCCCTTCGGCCAGCTGGTCGAGCGCGGCATGCTGCGCCCGGGCGAGGAGCTTCTGTCCGGCAATGGCCGCTTCCGCGCCAAGGTGCGCGCCGACGGCACGCTCGCGGGCGAGGGCGTCATGGGCTCGATCCACCAGGTCGGCGCCGCCTACGAGGGCGCGCCGTCCTGCAACGGCTGGACCTATTGGCACTTCAAGCGCGAGGGCAAGCGCGTGCCCATCGACGCGCTGCGCCAGCAGATCCGCGACGAGATGGGCGACCCCACGGGCTGA
- a CDS encoding ribonuclease HII, which produces MPALPPDFSHERAALDRGARVVAGLDEVGRGPWAGPVVACAARLTGPAPAGLTDSKKLTAARRAALVPLLEACCEFGFGEASVAEIDALNIRRATHLAMRRAVAALPVPPDHLLIDGNDCPDWVDCPRDVIIGGDARSLSIAAASVLAKTRRDQGMVALAQQFPGYGWERNAGYGTAAHRAGLETLGVTQHHRRSFAPIRKILCPTA; this is translated from the coding sequence ATGCCGGCCCTGCCACCCGACTTTTCGCATGAGCGCGCCGCCCTGGACCGGGGCGCGCGCGTCGTCGCCGGGCTCGACGAGGTCGGCCGCGGGCCCTGGGCCGGGCCGGTCGTGGCCTGCGCCGCCCGCCTGACCGGCCCCGCCCCCGCGGGCCTGACCGACAGCAAGAAGCTCACCGCCGCGCGCCGCGCCGCGCTGGTGCCCCTGCTGGAGGCCTGCTGCGAGTTCGGCTTCGGCGAGGCCAGCGTCGCCGAGATCGACGCGCTCAACATCCGCCGGGCCACGCATCTGGCCATGCGGCGCGCCGTCGCCGCCCTGCCTGTCCCGCCCGACCACCTGCTGATCGACGGCAATGACTGCCCCGACTGGGTCGATTGTCCCCGGGACGTGATCATTGGCGGCGATGCGCGGTCTTTGTCGATCGCGGCGGCCTCGGTCCTCGCCAAAACACGGCGGGATCAAGGCATGGTGGCGCTGGCGCAACAATTTCCCGGCTACGGCTGGGAGCGCAACGCCGGATACGGCACCGCCGCCCATCGCGCCGGGCTCGAAACGCTGGGCGTGACACAACATCATCGGCGTAGCTTCGCCCCCATCCGCAAGATATTGTGTCCAACCGCGTGA
- a CDS encoding winged helix-turn-helix domain-containing protein codes for MPANSSSVTETRAASARIVGVGIAAIVLILGAAAIFLFATLPDANAFNARVERLFVEADLTGRAEIGLLEVLAQSGTAFSDVLASYRTIIFVLLVFATALLIACVVLLLAIVTLNRRMGEIERSGIQVTSLVLARAENAVMLNDIELKLTDAAMETLSVLAEARLDGDMLTGAQIESMISGRPEADCDEAAGATRIKRLRDALGNQIVTHLLIRNITRQGYVLALDPKVIRMV; via the coding sequence GTGCCGGCGAATTCTTCCTCCGTTACTGAGACGCGGGCCGCCTCGGCGCGGATCGTCGGCGTCGGCATCGCCGCCATCGTCCTGATCCTGGGCGCGGCGGCGATCTTCCTGTTCGCGACCCTGCCCGACGCCAACGCCTTCAACGCCCGGGTCGAGCGGCTGTTCGTGGAAGCCGACCTGACCGGCCGCGCCGAGATCGGGCTTCTGGAGGTGCTGGCGCAATCCGGCACCGCCTTCTCGGACGTTCTGGCGAGCTATCGCACGATCATCTTCGTGCTGCTGGTCTTCGCCACCGCGCTGCTGATCGCCTGCGTGGTGCTGCTGCTGGCCATCGTGACGCTGAACCGGCGCATGGGCGAGATCGAGCGCTCGGGCATCCAGGTGACCTCGCTGGTGCTGGCCCGGGCCGAGAACGCGGTGATGCTGAACGATATCGAGCTGAAGCTGACCGATGCCGCGATGGAGACGCTGAGCGTGCTGGCCGAGGCGCGGCTGGACGGCGACATGCTGACCGGCGCGCAGATCGAGTCGATGATCTCGGGCCGGCCCGAGGCGGATTGCGACGAGGCGGCGGGGGCCACGCGGATCAAGCGCCTGCGCGACGCGCTGGGCAACCAGATCGTGACTCACCTCCTGATCCGCAACATCACGCGGCAGGGCTACGTGCTGGCGTTGGATCCGAAGGTCATCCGGATGGTGTGA
- a CDS encoding alpha-1,4-glucan--maltose-1-phosphate maltosyltransferase, with protein sequence MTRQPKAVTKAPKSAKRADPPAALTSVRLAIEAIEPAVDAGRFAAKVVADWPVAIAADIFADGHEVLGAAALIDLPGREPSEIALTHAVNDRWTGEARFDGPGPAHFTILAWRDVFATWARDTGKKVAAGQSVATELQEARDILKGIRARGADGEALKALRAAAKGKDAQHALLSEETAALMQRIGPRANLTQSPPMPVWVDREAAAFSAWYELFPRSWGGDGRHGTFADVETHLGYVTDLGFDTLYFPPIHPIGRTNRKGKNNTLTAAPGDVGSPYAIGSPEGGHMAVHPELGTLADFDRLVAKANDAGLDVALDIALNASPDHPWIAEHPEWFEWRPDGTIKYAENPPKKYEDIVNFRYYMDDGSPNLPFWHAVLDMFLFWAEHGVVSFRVDNPHTKPFPFWEWLIAEVRKTHPEAVFLAEAFTRPKVMKRLAKLGYNQSYSYFTWRNAKQELAEYLTELTTTECADYMRVNFFVNTPDINPVMLQTSGRPGFRTRAILAAGLAGNWGLYSGFEFCEGAPMPGKEEYLDSEKYQLRHRDLDAADNIKDDVRLINRIRREQPAMRDMRNLSFVPAHDDRVLSWLRHDPATGNAVLFHVLLDPHAGAEFGFEVPLWEFGLPEDASIEVQDLIHGNSFTWHGRDHRLALDPWNRPYAIWKLTPPGAAR encoded by the coding sequence ATGACGCGACAGCCGAAAGCCGTCACGAAGGCCCCGAAATCCGCAAAGCGCGCCGACCCGCCGGCCGCCCTGACCTCTGTCCGACTCGCCATCGAGGCGATCGAACCCGCCGTCGATGCGGGCCGCTTCGCCGCCAAAGTGGTGGCCGACTGGCCGGTGGCGATCGCCGCCGACATCTTCGCGGACGGGCACGAGGTGCTGGGCGCCGCCGCGCTGATCGACCTGCCGGGCCGGGAACCGTCCGAGATCGCGCTGACCCATGCGGTCAACGATCGCTGGACGGGCGAGGCGCGGTTCGACGGGCCCGGGCCCGCACATTTCACCATCCTCGCCTGGCGCGACGTCTTCGCGACCTGGGCGCGGGACACCGGCAAGAAGGTCGCCGCCGGCCAATCCGTCGCCACCGAACTGCAGGAGGCGCGCGACATTCTGAAGGGTATCCGCGCACGCGGCGCGGATGGCGAGGCGCTCAAGGCGCTGAGAGCCGCCGCCAAGGGCAAGGATGCGCAGCACGCGCTGCTGTCGGAGGAGACGGCGGCGCTGATGCAGCGCATCGGGCCGCGCGCGAACCTGACGCAATCGCCGCCGATGCCGGTCTGGGTCGACCGCGAAGCCGCGGCCTTCTCGGCCTGGTACGAGCTGTTCCCCCGCTCCTGGGGCGGGGACGGCCGGCACGGCACCTTCGCTGATGTCGAGACGCATCTTGGCTACGTGACCGACCTGGGCTTCGACACGCTCTATTTCCCGCCGATTCACCCGATCGGGCGCACGAACCGCAAGGGCAAGAACAACACGCTGACCGCCGCGCCGGGCGACGTGGGTTCGCCCTATGCCATCGGCTCGCCCGAGGGCGGGCACATGGCGGTGCATCCCGAGCTGGGCACGCTGGCGGATTTCGACCGGCTGGTGGCCAAGGCCAACGACGCGGGCCTCGACGTGGCGCTGGACATCGCGCTGAACGCCTCGCCCGACCACCCCTGGATCGCCGAGCATCCCGAATGGTTCGAATGGCGCCCCGACGGCACCATCAAATACGCCGAGAACCCGCCGAAGAAATACGAGGATATCGTCAATTTCCGCTACTACATGGACGATGGCAGCCCGAACCTGCCCTTCTGGCACGCGGTGCTGGACATGTTCCTGTTCTGGGCGGAGCACGGCGTCGTCAGCTTCCGCGTCGACAACCCGCACACCAAGCCCTTCCCGTTCTGGGAATGGCTGATCGCGGAGGTCCGCAAGACCCATCCCGAGGCGGTCTTCCTGGCCGAGGCCTTCACCCGGCCCAAGGTGATGAAGCGGCTGGCGAAGCTCGGCTACAACCAGAGCTACAGCTATTTCACCTGGCGCAACGCCAAGCAGGAGCTGGCGGAGTATCTGACCGAGCTGACGACGACGGAATGCGCGGACTACATGCGCGTGAATTTCTTCGTCAACACGCCCGACATCAATCCGGTGATGCTGCAGACCAGCGGGCGTCCCGGGTTCCGCACCCGCGCGATCCTGGCGGCGGGGCTGGCGGGCAACTGGGGGCTCTATTCGGGGTTCGAATTCTGCGAGGGCGCGCCGATGCCCGGCAAGGAGGAGTATCTCGACAGCGAGAAATACCAGCTGCGCCATCGCGATCTCGATGCGGCCGACAACATCAAGGACGACGTGCGGCTGATCAACCGCATCCGGCGCGAGCAGCCGGCGATGCGCGACATGCGCAACCTGTCCTTCGTGCCCGCCCATGACGACCGGGTGCTGAGCTGGCTGCGCCACGATCCGGCGACCGGGAACGCGGTGCTGTTCCACGTGCTGCTGGACCCCCATGCCGGCGCCGAGTTCGGCTTCGAGGTCCCGCTCTGGGAGTTCGGGCTGCCGGAAGATGCCTCGATCGAGGTGCAGGACCTGATCCACGGCAACAGCTTCACCTGGCACGGCCGTGATCACAGGCTGGCGCTGGATCCCTGGAACCGTCCCTACGCCATCTGGAAACTGACCCCACCCGGAGCCGCACGATGA